The following is a genomic window from Nitrospira sp. CR1.1.
GGGCCGAAACGCTGGATGTCCTGGCCGACCCGGAGGAGATGGAGGCGATTCTGGAGGGTGAGGCCGATGTCCGCGGTGGCAATGTCGTGTCATTCGTAGACGCGTTTAGAGAGCCGCTGAAGAAGAGCTCGAACCCCAAAAAAACCAAAGGCCCGGATAAAGATCCGAGCCTTTGATCCGGCTTGCGCTCTGCGCAACCCCCCGGGCAACACCCCTAAGTCACCACATGCTTTCGCTTGGGTGGCGCGCTCGCGATCACCACTCTGAGAGCCGTTAGTGCGAAATGCGTCTTGTTTTTTATGCCGGTCAGCCCATCACCCATGTGAGCAGCTTACTGTCGACGCTGACGGTGGTCGTCCGGTTTCGCTGGCTCACATGGTGGAGTGTATTATAGGCTGGCAAGAGGCGGGGAGAAAGTAGAGAAGGAAGGAGCTCAATGTACACACTCGAAGGTTTGGAGAACGCGAGAGAAGAGCTTCGTAAATGGGACGACAGATTTGATCGGTACACGGGAAATAACCCAGATAAGTATCAATCAGATATTCGAGCAGCCAGATCAAAGGTCCGACTCATCGAATCCGAACTCAAGCGGACAGGCGCTCTCCCCATGACTGACGAGGAGAAGCTTCATGCTGCACTAGTGGCCTGTAACAGGTAATTGTGTACCGATGCGCCGAGATGGATCACAGTATTTCCACTTCACGATCTTGGGGGCCTTATTGTAGTGGCGGATGTAGCGCATCAGTTTCTTGTCGAGGTCCTTCACGGACGTGAAGACGCCCCGTGCGATCACATCACGCTCGATCTTGGCGAACCAGAGTTCGACCTGGTTCAGCCACGACGAGTAGGTCGGCGTGAAATGCAGATGCACCGTCGAATGGGTCTGCAGAAACTCGGTGACCCGCGTGGTCTTGTGCGCCGAGAGGTTGTCTGCAATCACATGGATCTCCAGGCCCTTGGGTTGATTGGCCACGAGGTCCGTCAGGAACGCGATGAATTGCTCGGAGGTGTGGCGGTCGGCCGTCTTGCCGAGCACCTCGCCCGTTTTGGTATTGAACGCGGCATAGAGGGAAAGCGTGCCGTGCCGGTAATATTCGAAGCCATGCCGTTCCGCCCGTCCCGGCGACAAGGGCAGCACCGGATCCTTGCGGTCCAAGACCTGGATCGCTGTTTTCTCGTCCACACAAAACACCGCTGCATGCTGCGGTGGGTTCAGATAGAGGCCGATGATGTCAGCGGCCTTTTTCTCGAAGTCCGGGTCAGTGGACGCCAGATATCGCTCCAGCCGCTGGGGCTGGAGCCCATGCTTCGCCCAGACTCGTGCGACCCGCATATGGCTGACCCCGAGCTGGGCCGCAAGCTTGCGAGTGCTCCAGTGCGTCGAGCCGTCGGCTGGCGCCCGTCGTGTGGCCTCCAGGATGCGGGCTTCCATCTGAGGAGTGTGCCGCAGGGGAGCTTGCCCGCGATGACGACTATACAGCCCGGCCAACCGCTCAGCGGCAAACCGCTGGCTCCAGGTCGCCACAAAGCCTCGGCTACACCCCACGGCGTGACACACGGCATCCCAGGTCGCCCCCTCAGCCAGGAGCAGAATCACGCGGGCTCGCCGAGCGGTTTCGGCCCGCCCGGTGCGGCTCCTCGCTCGTCTGGTGAGTTCCATTCGTTCCCGTTTCGTCAGGACCATCGTGTTCTCCATGAACACGAGTATAGTCTATAAATGGGTGTTACAGTCCACTAGATATGGCATTCCCAGAAGCGAGGAGCAAAGAGATCGTCGAGTATCAGGGAAAGTACTATCAGCGTCGATACGTTCCACTCGAGAAGAGCCGATCCAGACAGACCGTAACTGACTGGGGGAAGGACTGGGTCGAAGTCACGAATAAATAAAAATGGTGAAGCGAGGAGGTACGTTCGAACAGCGAAGGCGCATGAGACATCTTCCCTTGAGCTCTAAGTGGATCGACGTGCTTGAATCGCGTTCTGACAATCGTGTTTGGTGAGTCGTGAATCCGCCATGCCGTGCAATATACAAAGCGAACGTGTATAGGGCCAGGGGAAGGCGGGAACTGCATAAGATTGC
Proteins encoded in this region:
- a CDS encoding IS630 family transposase; its protein translation is MVLTKRERMELTRRARSRTGRAETARRARVILLLAEGATWDAVCHAVGCSRGFVATWSQRFAAERLAGLYSRHRGQAPLRHTPQMEARILEATRRAPADGSTHWSTRKLAAQLGVSHMRVARVWAKHGLQPQRLERYLASTDPDFEKKAADIIGLYLNPPQHAAVFCVDEKTAIQVLDRKDPVLPLSPGRAERHGFEYYRHGTLSLYAAFNTKTGEVLGKTADRHTSEQFIAFLTDLVANQPKGLEIHVIADNLSAHKTTRVTEFLQTHSTVHLHFTPTYSSWLNQVELWFAKIERDVIARGVFTSVKDLDKKLMRYIRHYNKAPKIVKWKYCDPSRRIGTQLPVTGH